A stretch of the Lytechinus variegatus isolate NC3 chromosome 5, Lvar_3.0, whole genome shotgun sequence genome encodes the following:
- the LOC121414795 gene encoding carbohydrate sulfotransferase 1-like codes for MVLDLMLIMGRCRIRLKVLTYTFMCFVGLSLLVILQGLNKLVDQESDENPYSTRKRLSPALAPAGDANPASIFKVVLRDDNIMQIDLLVNYSSMVSAKKVVREDYGPSTHRKTPVSNEERVVLDKQNNNRSLHDVSRTNLSEAILKRDTDRIQDNGTPSLKPPSKKDIDEERHNGDRAAVRRRDLPNSQKGEDLDKASYGNQKNYSTNQRLLIENEKVLDKGFKISDSDIIGRRQEGDEENAIHDNDYEAYVQETNYFISQKPLTIHAKTKITAKGSAAYRPQFVILLAQMRTGSSAVGQILNQNKDIFYLYEPLHVTHDWVTKHRTKAEANSRMTEVLSNISRCEFSKGFVRSHGSWGGRTKSRALMPLCKDIKTCKELQPAVYKQICLACNGNVAVKLIRSNLLHLKPLLDDDLVDVRIIQLVRDPRGTANSRLEYFSAKKDEIPPGLKRNSLNPVKFDEGIFLPPKDMLKLTIKTFCSWLRQSLKIALSQPAWLQGRYMLIRYEDFAERPRMTAQEIYNFLGRPTPPEVLKWIKENTQGKTIGENPNHPLFSLSKNSSSTASRWRLNLSGEQVMIVQNECEDSMRLLGYQLVGKHSPLKDLSVSLIKELTSSLRDVNMFTD; via the coding sequence ATGGTATTGGATTTGATGTTAATTATGGGACGCTGTCGTATCCGCCTAAAGGTTTTGACATATACATTTATGTGCTTTGTAGGATTGTCATTATTGGTCATTCTTCAGGGGTTAAACAAACTGGTTGACCAAGAATCTGATGAGAATCCGTACTCGACTCGAAAACGCCTTTCTCCAGCTCTAGCTCCTGCTGGAGACGCTAATCCTGCATCCATATTTAAAGTGGTACTACGAGATGATAATATCATGCAAATTGATTTGTTGGTTAACTATAGTTCTATGGTGTCTGCAAAGAAAGTGGTTCGGGAGGACTATGGTCCCAGCACACATCGAAAGACTCCGGTGAGTAATGAGGAGAGGGTGGTgttagacaagcaaaataatAATCGCAGCCTACATGATGTAAGTCGAACGAATCTGTCTGAAGCAATCCTGAAAAGGGATACTGACAGGATCCAAGACAATGGTACTCCGAGTCTTAAGCCTCCGAGTAAGAAAGATATTGACGAGGAACGCCATAACGGTGACCGTGCCGCCGTTAGACGACGGGATCTGCCGAATTCTCAGAAGGGCGAAGACCTGGACAAAGCTTCGTATGGGAATCAGAAGAACTACTCCACAAATCAGAGGCTTCTGATCGAAAATGAAAAAGTCCTCGACAAGGGTTTCAAAATATCTGATAGCGATATCATAGGTCGGCGGCAGGAGGGTGACGAGGAAAATGCGATTCATGACAATGATTATGAGGCCTACGTTCAGGAAACTAATTACTTCATCTCTCAAAAGCCTCTGACGATTCATGCGAAGACTAAGATCACAGCCAAAGGTTCAGCAGCTTATAGGCCACAATTTGTTATCCTGCTAGCGCAGATGCGAACTGGTTCATCTGCAGTAGGACAGATATTGAATCAAAATAAAGACATATTCTACCTTTACGAGCCGCTTCATGTTACTCATGACTGGGTTACAAAGCACAGAACTAAAGCTGAAGCTAATAGTAGAATGACCGAAGTATTAAGTAATATTAGCCGCTGCGAATTTTCCAAGGGTTTTGTGAGGAGTCACGGGTCCTGGGGTGGACGAACCAAAAGCCGAGCCCTAATGCCTCTCTGTAAAGATATCAAGACATGTAAGGAACTCCAACCAGCGGTGTATAAACAAATTTGCTTAGCTTGCAACGGGAACGTTGCAGTCAAGCTTATTCGCAGCAATCTATTGCACCTAAAACCATTACTTGATGACGATCTGGTGGACGTCCGAATCATCCAACTTGTACGAGACCCACGCGGCACGGCCAATTCCCGACTGGAGTACTTCTCGGCCAAGAAAGACGAAATTCCTCCAGGTTTGAAAAGGAACAGTTTAAATCCAGTAAAGTTTGATGAAGGCATTTTTCTTCCGCCAAAAGACATGTTGAAATTAACAATAAAGACATTCTGCTCCTGGTTACGACAATCACTCAAAATAGCCCTTTCCCAACCTGCATGGCTTCAGGGGCGCTACATGTTGATACGGTATGAGGACTTTGCGGAGAGGCCCCGGATGACTGCTCAAGAGATCTACAACTTCCTAGGTCGTCCGACACCCCCTGAAGTCCTCAAATGGATAAAAGAGAACACGCAAGGCAAGACTATAGGGGAAAATCCCAATCATCCCCTATTCAGTCTGTCGAAAAATTCTTCGAGCACCGCATCAAGATGGAGGTTGAATTTATCGGGAGAACAGGTCATGATTGTTCAGAATGAATGTGAGGATTCGATGCGTCTTCTTGGTTACCAGTTAGTAGGCAAACATTCACCACTCAAGGACCTCTCCGTGTCCCTCATCAAGGAACTTACCTCCAGTTTGCGTGATGTTAACATGTTCACGGATTAA